Proteins encoded in a region of the Prunus persica cultivar Lovell chromosome G4, Prunus_persica_NCBIv2, whole genome shotgun sequence genome:
- the LOC18778949 gene encoding glycine-rich protein DC9.1 isoform X1, translated as MASSKTFLLLGLMFAVVILICSEVSARELAETTTPSSQGGAVSCNRPGALCHGRGEKGNNPKPGGEHCKKNPSLRGCYNHGGHERGGEEDPIHKRHGHEHGGEHDPNHKGRGHEHGGVVLEPIHGGKGHGHERGGEGDPNHGAHCKRGETNRACYGHGGHERGGEGDPINHGSKNRPGQPGTAETETKN; from the exons TGTTGTCATCCTCATCTGCTCTGAGGTCTCAGCTCGTGAGCTAGCTGAAACTACTACTCCATCTAGTC aaggaGGCGCAGTGTCATGTAACCGTCCAGGCGCACTGTGCCATGGCCGTGGAGAAAAAGGCAATAACCCTAAACCTGGAGGAGAGCATTGTAAAAAGAATCCAAGTCTCAGAGGGTGCTATAACCATGGAGGTCATGAACGTGGAGGAGAGGAAGACCCTATCCATAAAAGGCATGGTCATGAACACGGAGGAGAGCATGACCCCAACCATAAAGGCCGTGGTCATGAACATGGAGGAGTAGTGCTTGAACCCATCCATGGAGGGAAAGGCCACGGTCACGAACGCGGAGGAGAGGGAGACCCTAACCATGGAGCACATTGTAAACGTGGAGAAACCAATAGAGCGTGCTACGGGCATGGAGGTCATGAACGTGGAGGAGAGGGAGACCCCATCAACCACGGCAGCAAAAACAGACCAGGACAACCAGGCACCGCTGAGACCGAAACAAAGAATTAG
- the LOC18778949 gene encoding glycine-rich protein DC9.1 isoform X2 — protein MASSKTFLLLGLMFAVVILICSEVSARELAETTTPSSRGAVSCNRPGALCHGRGEKGNNPKPGGEHCKKNPSLRGCYNHGGHERGGEEDPIHKRHGHEHGGEHDPNHKGRGHEHGGVVLEPIHGGKGHGHERGGEGDPNHGAHCKRGETNRACYGHGGHERGGEGDPINHGSKNRPGQPGTAETETKN, from the exons TGTTGTCATCCTCATCTGCTCTGAGGTCTCAGCTCGTGAGCTAGCTGAAACTACTACTCCATCTAGTC gaGGCGCAGTGTCATGTAACCGTCCAGGCGCACTGTGCCATGGCCGTGGAGAAAAAGGCAATAACCCTAAACCTGGAGGAGAGCATTGTAAAAAGAATCCAAGTCTCAGAGGGTGCTATAACCATGGAGGTCATGAACGTGGAGGAGAGGAAGACCCTATCCATAAAAGGCATGGTCATGAACACGGAGGAGAGCATGACCCCAACCATAAAGGCCGTGGTCATGAACATGGAGGAGTAGTGCTTGAACCCATCCATGGAGGGAAAGGCCACGGTCACGAACGCGGAGGAGAGGGAGACCCTAACCATGGAGCACATTGTAAACGTGGAGAAACCAATAGAGCGTGCTACGGGCATGGAGGTCATGAACGTGGAGGAGAGGGAGACCCCATCAACCACGGCAGCAAAAACAGACCAGGACAACCAGGCACCGCTGAGACCGAAACAAAGAATTAG